The nucleotide window CCGCCAAAGCTGCAGATGAACTTTATCTTCTTTCGCTGAACTTGATAAGGGTTTGGAGGGATTTGCTTCCATGAtgcttggctgctgctgctgctgctggtggtggtgccACCGAATGGAGGACTTGTTGGCAGCTGCTTTTGGGGGTTTTGTTCGTAAATGTTGAACACTTGTTCTCTCCAGTCCATGTTGCTGATTTTGAGAGTGCCTGAACTGAAGTTAGTAGTTCAGTTCATGTCTCTGAGGTGCTAGCACCTATAAATCTGTGGTCCTAGGTTGTTGACGGCAAAACTACTAGGAACCTTTAACTGGTAGGTCCAGGGCCTTGATTCCTGTCCAGTCATAACATAACAGGGACGATAAGAACCTTGTTGAGCACCGAGCTAGAAATAGATGGCAACACGAGATCAACCGAAAAAAGGAAGCAAAAGAAGAATCATAAGTGCTGCTTTTTGTTTGTGTATTTTTCAGGCGGAtgggagtgttttttttttctgggaaTTAGCATGGAACAATACGGAAACTTGAATCTAAGTATCAAAGTGGAAGGCAGGCATGCTACACGCAGTGAGAAAGCAGAAGAGAAGCCACTGAACTGACCTGATCTCTGACCTCTGGGTCTCAGCTGACGGGTTGCTGCTGGCAGAGGTGAGAGCTGAACATGGCCAACTCAAGCCTGTGCTGTTTTGCTTCAGTTGTGACTTGTGAAGAAGCTGCCTGTTCTGGCTGCTGATATGCGCATAAGAGTGGGCAGGAGTTGTTGTTGGCTGACTCAGCTGTCTGTGATTGATTGGATCGGCGGCACCTTGATGACCTCCAGTCGGTTGACCGCGGGCAAGGGCAAACCGGCCAAGAGCCCAAGAGGGCTGGGCGGCTGGCTATTGTCTGGTGATAAGAATTAAGAAATAATACTAGAATGCCTTTGCCTGTCACTGTTTGCATGATGTGGCCAGCGTTACTCAAACTTGTCACTGCGAGGATGATGATACTCGAATAATACGGCTGCCCATTGCCCAGTTGACAGCCAATCATCCAGGCCTTTCTTTTTGCAAATATATTTTTTAGAATCTTTCTTTTTAATGAGTTGCAGACTAGCATCTGGTAGTCCTCGGTGGGGGAAAAAAAATTAGCACCCGGTtcaaatcaattttcatctcccGCCCTATAAATTTGAGGTAGGTTTATATATAAACTTCAGAAagtggtggaatgtcaaatttcaagctaaatagcctaatttattaagtagattttaattcctTCGAATGAAAagatccaaacggcccctaagTGGCTCATTCAAGTTTATGGTTGGATGTACAGTGAACTTGACAAGAATATGGAAAAAGTTTAAGGACCAAAATGGTGCATTTCAATCTATAGTTTATCTGGGCTTGTTTTTAGGGTTTATCGTgtgttttttttggaaaaaataaaAACCGTACATATGGGACTGAAAACAGTTTGTACTGTTTTAGCAATTTATCGTTCTTTGCCAAACAAATAATGATGATATTACTACTACTATATTTGCTTCCTATTTGCGCCTATATATACTTACAGAAAACGATTCAGCTTTTTACGAAGCCTTTGGAACACATGATTCTCAAAACACCTGAATAAGGAAAACACAGAATTAGAGTTGCATGAAACTTGCAATCCTAGAGGAATCTGTAATGTAGATTTTTTTATAATATAGCCTTTGGATGGCACACAGGAAAAATGCAGGAACCAGAAAAGAGAGATAGACACACAGGAAAGTTTTCATGTtttcctccaaaattcctatATTTTCATGCATCCCATGGCAatcctaagagcatctccaaaagactctttatatctttcctaatttataggaatagagattttgatgaaaaaaaaactctctAACAGCCTCTTCAATTGGATAATTTAGAGACTAGATTTTACAAAGGCTAATTTCATAGATTCATTTCTTTGTTCCTATGTTTTTCCTTTGTCCAAAGGAGCCCTTAGAAAAGAAAAAACGATTCAGAAAGAAAACCAAGCCGGCCCGGCCCATTGAATTCAGCCCAGCAGCCACGGACGGTGAGGCCCAGGCCCAGGCCCAGGCCTAGCCATCCGACTAATATCCTCGGGCCGCGCGGCAGTGGGCGGGGAGAAGGAAGCAGGGAAAGCATCAGcagacgccgccgccaccgctccaCTGCCGCTGCTAGAGCCCTAAACCCTAGCCAGGCCATCCATGGCGGCCACTCCCCAGACTCTGTCAGCTCCTccgcccgccgccgcggccgccccgAACCCCGGCAAGCGCAAGAGGCAACCCAAGggcaataagaagaagaagaagctcgCGCGCTCCGACCAGGATGACtctgtccgccgccgccgcaacaaGCCCAGCGCCAAGTTCCTCAACCTGCTCCGGAAGCGCGCTCGCGACTACAACTCCGACGATGAAGAGGAAGATGACGACGATCAGCAGCAGGAGCACCCGCCgaatccccgccgccgccgcggtgacgacgacggcgacgatgaCGAGGCCCTCTCCCACTCCGAGCCGGAGGAGGACGAAGAGGAGGGGGCCTCCAGCTCGGCCGTCACGAGGTTCGAGCAAGGCTGCAGGGCGTTCCGCGTCGCCTTCCTCAAGATCATGTCCAAGAAACTCCCCGACAATCCCCTGGTAATCCCCAGCCTTCATTTCTTCGGATATAGATTCGCCGCATTTCATCATTTGTtgtctggctggctggctggtgtACGACGGGCAATCAGTAGATACGAAACAGAGGAAGAAAAATGTGGGTTGTCTCTGCAAGACTGCTAACAAGTTTCTCTCTCATTAGGGTCCAATCATGTCAGCGCACAAGACATTGGTGGCCGCCAAGTTAgccgaggaggtggaggagcacaAGCCCAAGGGAGAGTCTCGAAAGGAGAAGCGAGTGGTATATAGCCTTCATACTCCTTGCACATTAGGTGCGCTCTCCTTGAAATGTGGTTACTGCAAGCCATTAATTAATTTGCTCTTGCTTGGTGGAAGGAAAATTTAGGCAGCAGAAAAGGGCCATGTCATACCTAAAGACCACTTGGACAGCACAGAGAAGGAGCTCGTCAAGGTTGCAACCAAGGGGGGTAATGCTCTGTTTTAAGTACCTCACGTTTTCTCTCAGATTACAGATTTACCAAATTCAATGTGTTGTTGACTGAAATGTGTTTATTTACATGGATTGTTTGGCCACGGTCAATCAGTCGTCAGGCTTTTCAATGCGGTAAGCACACCAATCTTATCTCGGTCCCTGTGACTTTTAAACTCTACATGCTGCTTTTCTTCATTTTAGTGAGCTGAACTGCGTTTACTCCACCTATTCTTGCTTCTGTGCTGGTTTTGGGTGTTCATCGATTATATGAAAGTAGGTACAGTAGTATTCTAGGTGTTAGGACAGAGAACCCTCTAACCACTTGCCACTCCATGTTTGTTCAATAGATATAATTATTTTGTCCAATGTTCAAAATGGCTTCACTTACGTACTAAATGATAGTGGAAAACAACTTACATGGATATTAGTATATTTTGCACCAATGGGTTGATAGTTACCGCAATCGCCTTTTCTTTCCAGGTGAGCATGGCACAAAAACCTCGGAAAGATTTGAACCCATCAAGGACTAAAGATGCCAAAGGTATGATGTTGACCTCCTCGCTCTACTATGCTATAGCCGTTCCTCCTCTCCTTTTTTTGGAGTCTATGAATTGCACTGTTCATTTTATTCTACGCTGCATCTGCTAAAACTCTAATTTTCAGTGCCATATATAGAATTATGCTTGGCTGGAAGCTATATAGCAcatttcttgcatgccttcttagAGGCTTTTAGTTATTTCTGCATTATAGATGTGATAATTAATGTTGTTGAGTTCTTGTGTTAAATTAAGGAAAGACTAAGTGAGTAACATCCAACATGCAGAGTTCCTATCCAAACACTTGGTGGAGGGTGGATTTATTTATACTAGAAAAATCCTGTACAGCTAGTAGAGCAAGGCCTGGACTATTTCAACAGTTGAGCATATGAATGAGTCGTTCTTCTTCATGAGAAGAAAAAGGTCCTGCTCGAGAAATGAAATATTAAGATAAGAAACCAAATTTTCGGCCCAAAGAAAGAAATGCTCTAGCTTTATGATAAAATTGTTTCAAGTTAAATAAAAATATTCTAGCAGTGAGAAATGAAATGGATGCATAGTATCACATCTCTCTAATTGGATGCATAGTAAGGAATTATTTAAAGTAAGAGAATTTACAATAGCACATTCGATTTAACTTCTAAATGCATTCAGACTATCACATGTATTTGATGACTTCAGTGCCATGTTCCATGATGGCTATGTGCACAGGACTTTCCTGGTACAAAATCAAGAAATGCATACATTCTGTCTTGCTTATAGCCACGGCACGCAAGTTGCCGCTGTCCAGGTTACACATGAGTGACTTGGACAACAGCGACTTAGAAAACGTGGCTACAAACAAGACATAATGTATGTGTTACTTGATCTTAAACCAGGAAAGTCCTGGGCACATAGCCAGCATGGAATATGTCACCGAAGTCGTCAAATAGATATCATAGTGTTTGTATGCCTTTAGATGTTAAAATCCAATTTGGTATTATAAATTCTCTTAGTTTATAAAATTCCTTACTATGCATCCATTTTGGAGATATGTGATATGTATCTATTTTGTTTCTACTTCTAGAATATTTTTATTTAGCTTGAAACATTTTTCTTATATAATATAAAGCTAGTGCATTTTCATTTCTCCAGCAGAGCCTTTTTCTCATGAAATAGGCACTCATCAAATTTGGTCTTATCTAGAACTTGAACTCATACTGGGGTTGGTTTGTATTCTTCTTGTTCTTATGCAGTGTAGGACTATGTTAGCTGGACCTACAAAACCCACAAATGATGGACCACTGAATATTCTTCTATATATGATTCAATGAATGCAAATAGATGTGCGCTCGcttgattactcaaacatacaAATTATAAGAGGTCCAA belongs to Miscanthus floridulus cultivar M001 chromosome 4, ASM1932011v1, whole genome shotgun sequence and includes:
- the LOC136549282 gene encoding uncharacterized protein; the encoded protein is MAATPQTLSAPPPAAAAAPNPGKRKRQPKGNKKKKKLARSDQDDSVRRRRNKPSAKFLNLLRKRARDYNSDDEEEDDDDQQQEHPPNPRRRRGDDDGDDDEALSHSEPEEDEEEGASSSAVTRFEQGCRAFRVAFLKIMSKKLPDNPLGPIMSAHKTLVAAKLAEEVEEHKPKGESRKEKRVAAEKGHVIPKDHLDSTEKELVKVATKGVVRLFNAVSMAQKPRKDLNPSRTKDAKVLEKERKNTFLAELDMPSRQDKKSKASSNFSKHTGKDEDEPAWAPLRDTYMLGSKLKEWDKMKDSSAASEGKKGSFK